The following is a genomic window from Thermoplasmata archaeon.
AAGACGCCGGCGCCGCACTTCGGGCAGTTCGCGCGTTCCCGCGTGATCCGGTTCCCCTCGATCTTGTAGAACGTCCGCTTGAGGCCGGCGGCGCCTTTCTCCTTCTTCGCCTCGGCCATCACTTATCCTCTTTCTTTCTCGGCTCGGCCTTCTTCTCCGCCTTGGGCTCCGCCTTCTTCGGTTCCTTCTTCTCCTCGTGTTT
Proteins encoded in this region:
- a CDS encoding 30S ribosomal protein S27ae, which translates into the protein MAEAKKEKGAAGLKRTFYKIEGNRITRERANCPKCGAGVFLAKHADRMSCGRCGYTEFAKK